CTGAAGGAACCGAGGGAGGAATCCCACCCCAAACCTCCCTGCACAGCACCGAACGCTGGGACCTGGCTGCCGCTTCTGCACAGGATGGAGCCTCAGTCTTTCGCTTTATAGCATCATTTATGGCATGAACTAGGAACATGATGTGTTTACACAAACACACGACAATTGTACATCGGCATCTTTACAATATTAAAGGAGTCATATACAAGTCTACAGGCATCGTACATGGGGCAGTGCCGGCCAGATTGCTCCACCCGCCCAGCAGTTCTCTGTGGTTTCTCCACCCCAGGGAAAGAGCCATCTCAAGAGGGGAAGTGTGGCAAGGCAGGGGGTATCCATCTTTGGGCCTGTCTTCCAGGAGGCAGCAGGTCTGCGGGGACCTCTCTGGGACAGTCCTCGTTGGAATCCAGGTCAAGAGCCCAAGGTGTGACTGTGTCTGGGTCTTACTGGCAGGTCAGGGTAACAACAGTTTAATTAAAATTCAGTGTGCATATGAGTGTGGGAAAATCAGAACTGGGGACGGCTTCCTGAGCTGGGGACCCAGAGGATGCTGACAGATGGGCCCCTTCACCATGGGACCCATTCCTGAGGTAAGGATGCGGTGTGGCCCCATGGCTGGTCCCGATGGGGAGAGACTCCTCTGGGAGCCCAGGTGTGAGTACATACAGATAGGAATCTAAGATCCCTGGGCATTAGTAGGTCAGGTAACTCACAAGTGTGGCCTGTGCCCCAGGTGGCAGCAAAAGTAGGGTCTCAAACGGTTCCAGAGCCATCCATCCCCCATGCCAGCACCACCTCAATCCCTGCGGCCCCATCCCCCATGGGGGCCCAGCTTTAGCCCCTATGGCACTGCCATCCCCGCACCTGCACCTAGAGCAGGGACCAGAAGTCTCCAAGCCCCACTCTGCAGGCACCTGGGCCCAAGTGCCCAGCAGCTCTGCCACCCATGCAGACATGCTGCGTGTTCAATTGAGCTGAGCACCAGATAAAGAAGCATTGGTCCTTGTCAGCCTCTCTGACTTGCGCACTTAGTTACTTCCGCCTTAAATACTGTAGAAAAATAAGCCATCTCTGACGCAAGGAGACCCAGTAGAGTCTGCGCATGTGCAGAAGGATGGGTGGCTCCTCTGGAGTGGGCCGGGGGGGTCTTCTGCTGACCTTGCCTCGGCAGGCGTGGAGCCTCAAGGATGCTGCACCAAGCTGGGGAGCCGAGGGGCCTGGACCACTGGTGGCGGAGTTCCCACCTCAGCATCTTTGGGTCACATCAACAGTCCTTCAGTGGGCATGCCTCCAGCATCCCACGTTCTGTTGCCATGACACACCTAGGGccctggggctctctgggcaggcactgaaccctccagccccaccctcagtCTCACGCCCACTGCTAAGCAGGCATCGGCAGAACTCCCCAGCACTGTTTCCAGGTCCCTGGGGCGTGTCCCCAGGGCCAAGGGGCCTCAGGTGGGCACTGAGGCAGGGCCTAGTCCAGGGGCTCCTGCTTTATTCGGACAGCAGTCGGGGTGGGCTGCGGCCGCCGCTCCTCCCGGCAAAGCACATACTCGCTGAACTGGGAGGAGTCCACGCCACCCCCGCAGGACGCCGCCACGATGAAACCCCTCTGGAACAGCCTCTCCAGAACctgcagaggaagaaacaaggGTCAGCGATGTCCCGCTGCAAGAGTCTGCCTGGCTTAGTCTGGTGGGCAGGTGGGTACCAGCCTGGACGAGCTGCCTTCTCCTGTTAAAATCTGTCTTGCTTACTGACAGAGGTCCCAGCAGAGCCACGAGTTGGCTGCCGCTGAAAGGACAGAAGCAGCCAGACCCTGGGGCCCCTCAAGTGACCAGACCTGGATGGGTGACCACTCTGCTGCCCTCAGGGGTCCACAGCCTTGATGCAAGAAGGCAGAGAGTGCCTTTGGGCCCCTCCTGTTTTCTGGTGTAACCTGTCCCTCTCTCCAGATGCACGGtcccaggccccccccccccccactgaggACCCTGTAATAGAGACCCTGCCCCAAGCCTTGGGGCAGCCACCTGCTTCCCTGAGCTGTGAGTCCCAGATGGTTTGAGGCCTGGGGGCCCATCAGCTCGAGGGAGCTCAGCGTGGAGAGGAGTCCTCCTCTCTGAGTCTCTGCAGGTCTCTGTGTCCACATGGGTTTGTGCCTCTGTGAGGGTGGGGTCTGGTCACTGTGTCTGACACCGTGTCCTGCAACTAGCAAGTTCTGGTGGACAGCCTGTGGAATCTGTGCACGGGGAAACTTTTCCCCACAAAGTTTACTCTGCCCCAAGCCTGAAATAGGAGTCTGCTCTTAGGTCTGGGAGAGCAGGTGGAAAATGGGTCTCCATGCCATCTGGGGCTTCCCGACTCAGGCCCATCTGGGTAAGGCCAGTCCAGAAACGCTCTGGCAGCTGTTTGGGTGCGGGTAGCCCCAGGTCAGCAAGATGAGGAAAGGCCACCTCTATTCTCAGCCTCTGACCTGCCGCTCCTACTGCTTGGGTTTAATTTGAATCCAAAGTCAGACTGTGGGTGTCAAATGAAGCACACTTTGTTAAAAAGACTCTAGGCCATTTTTATAGAACatccttttggaaaaaaaaaaagcacagatcaATTTTTTTAAGTCCATCCCCCAGGCGCCATCATTTAATTATGAGCAGGACATAAATTATGCATCGACACATTGTTGCCTTTTCTGTAAGATGGCACAGAGGGCCTCGCTATTTCAGGGATGGGGCCTCTCCCTCCAactccctctgctgcctgagggcTTTGGGGAGGCAGGGGCGAGGCGGCAGGGGCGGGCCCTCACCTGCACCGAGTTGAGCCGGCAGTAGCCGTTGAGCGGGAAGCGGATGACGTGCGTGGGGTCCTGGTTCCAGCCGGCGTTGACTGAGTTGCACATGACGTCCCCGGTCTCGGGGAAGACCTCCTCGATGAGGGCCTTCTCGCCGCTGAGCGCGATCCGCTCACCCAGGTCCGGCGTGACGCGCACCACCAGGCAGTCGCAGGCCCGGCTGCGGCGCcgctgctcctgctcctgctgccaGCGCTCCAGCTCGCGCACCATGGGCTGCAGCTGGTAGTACCGCGCCTCCTCGTACAGCAGGCTGAAGTCCTGCGGGCATGCGCGGACGGGTGCGGGGCGTGGGGGTCTGCCCTGCAAACTCCGCCCCCATCACAATTCCACTGGGACGGCAATCCTCcgccaccccaacacacacacacaccaccactgTACCAATGGAAAAAATAATGCTCTTGTGAAGGCGTGCAAACTCAAGGAGTCTCGCCTTCCCCCCAGGGCAGTGGCTGGTGTGCACCTGTGCCAGACCCCCTGAGCCCTTCCATCTGGACCCAAGCAATGGACGGTTGCTTCATCCCCCTGAAGCAGAGAGAAGCGTCTGGAAAGGCTGGGAAGCTAGACTGGAGGAGCCGCAGGCTGTGCCTTTTCCAAGGGACCTGCTGCTTTCTGAGAGGAGAAGCTGGGCTGGGCACAGGGCAGCCCTGTCCTCACCCACCCTGGAGGAGCTCACTACCCAGCAGGGAGGCACAACACTTTTTTTTGCCGGGGTTGGACTTTCGACACCATTATTTGAgaccttttctgagcctcagtttcttcgtctgtaaaatggatgGAAACAACCAGCTCAGAGATGGGGTGAGGCTTAAAGGACAGGAAGATGGGCCCCTGCCCTAGCAGACAGTGTGAGGGGGTGTCTGGGGGGACACCCACCTCTCACCAGCAGCCCAGTCCTGGGCTGGCGGGCTCACACTAACCGTCCCTCAGGCCCTGATATCAGCCCCCTGCCCCGGTCAAACACAGGTCCACCCACACTGCCCCAGCTCTGGGTAGCTGAGAACCCATGATTTACGCCATTCAGCTCAAGTCCAGCTGGTGAGCCTGAGGACCCCTGGGGAGAAGCAAGAGACCCTCAAAGAAGGCCCACCCCTCTGGCCCTAAGTCCTGCCGCCTGCTGACTGACCCTAGCTTTTGGGGCCACCCCTAGGGAAGCCTCCTTGGGCCTGTCACCAGTCAAGGACCCATCCGTCCCTCCACATGGGTTCCTCAGGGCCCCATGCTGGGCCTCTGCTCTCATCCACTCGAAGTTTTAAATATCTGCAAACCAGCAACCCCTACGTCTTTCCTCATAGTCCAGAACATTCCTCTGGAGGCCCCACCAGCTTTTCCACACAGGAGTGGGATGCCACACTCCCCTCAGCCTGTCCTACCCTGGGTCCCTACACATCCACTCAGGACTCAAGCTACAGCCAGAGGCACCCTCGAGAGCCCCCAACCCCAACCATTCACACACATGGCTTTTGCATCCTTTTCCTGAACATGAGTCTAATCCTCTGCAGATCTGATGGTCATTCCCCTGCTCACCACCCTTCCACTGCATTCAGGGTAAAATACCAAACGTGGAGCCGGCCGCCAAGGACACCGAACAGCAGCCTTCCTTCCTGCTCTTCCCTTCCCGGTTCATAAGGCCCCAGGCAGACACCTCCAGTTGTGGAATGTAAAAGGCACCTTGCTgtccccacttcccacccccagAAGCCTTCACACTTGTTTGTCCCCGATCCTCCATCACTAACCGGAGACACATCTTTCCTCCAAACCCCCTGGGGCCAGGTTCCCCATGGGTCACTCTCACAGAACCCTCTGCCTCTCTGAAGCGTTTGTCCCTGTGGGAGCCAAGTGTTTTTTGGTTCCATATCTATCTTCCTACTGGACTGTAACCATGATGGGGACAGGACCCCTGTCTGCCTCGTGTTTCATCGCATGTTCAGCCTGATTTCAGTTGCTGGCTCCCAGTATCTGAACTGAATGAAAGATAAAACAGCCCCAGGGCCATTGGGTCCTCTGGGTGCCAGAAGGAAGGACATTTGCTGGTTGGAGCTGGGGCTTAGCCTGGGCCTGGGGTTCCTGCCTCCTGGCTCCCTGTGCCGTGAGGGGCCCAGTACCAAGGCAGGACTCTAAGAAGCACGTCCGCTGCCCCATCCAGGCTCGCCTGGGGACCTGGGGGGAACCTTGTTTAAGGGTGTTTGGTTTGGATCAGGGTTTTCCCCTGCAAAGtgccaaaaaggaaaatttgggAACCTCTAACTCCAGCCCTTCAACACAACAAACATGAAACTGGGGTGAGCGCCACTGCCACTGCTTAATTGTTGTTACACCCTGATAAATAAGCTAAAAATGTGAGAAAACAAAATTAGTTTAGAAAAACTGATTTAGCCCTCGGCTTCATCGTTTAAGTTTTTACGGTTGCCATGACAACCGCGGGTCCATTTATTAAGTCACAGCGTCCCCTGTGTAATGCCACCACACAGGCAGCGCAGGCGAGCCGCCGGCTGCGGACTTACCTTGAAGTCATCCGGGAGCAGCAGTTTCGACGTCCTCAGGAAGCTCAGGACATAGCGGAAAATCTCCCCATCCCGGTCGATGAAATAATGTTGCTTCAAACTGTCCAGGACGATGGGCTCGGTGCCGTTGAAGAGGCGGCTTATTCTGGGAGACATGGAGGGTGGGATGTCAGATGGAAAGGCCGGTCCACCTGCCCCGCCTGCAATCCGTAGGGCCCATCCTGCTAGAGGGGCAAGGGGCCTTACACAGGTGACCCTGAGATCACACCAGGCCTGAAAGGGATGTCTGCACACGCCAGGGGCAGCCAGGCCACCAGTGCAGCAACcagcacatgcacacaccccGCCTACCCTTACAAGccacaggcagagagagacacacCCAGCTGTACACACCCGCTGGCCAATGCAGGTTACAAGCCTGGAAGACTATAGTGAGACACAGCCACGCTGTCCCGTGCACACAAACCCTTGCCGGACAGACTCGCCTAGAAACTCCCACCGACAATCAGACACTCCAACACACAGCCACATGCCCAGTGAACCCATGTAGACCTGCCCAGATACTCTTGGGTCACACACAACCATCTCCCCCATCCCACGTGAACAAGCATTGGATGCAGGCACAGGGTCACAGGGTCCCCTCCTCTCGCAGCACACAAATCACAGGCAGACCCAGACCCATCCAGGTGACGGACACACCAGGCAACACGAGTCCACCAGAGGCCTGGCTGTGTACACTCGACAAACCCAGAGACAAACCACCCAGTCTCGCCTCGCACTCAGAGAGCCCTAGGGGAGAACAGAGGCAGACAGCAGGGGCAGCGTGTGTGTGCAGCCATATGCACACACCCATGTGAACATGGGCACACATGCCGCACACGCGCATCCCtcagtgtgtgcacacacaccagTGTGGATGCACACAGAAcagtgcacacacatgcacgaaTGTGGGCACACCTGGGAGTGgactgggaggggaggcaggtcgTAGCACCCCATCCTCTGAAGGGCAGTAgttcacacagaaacacacacctgCAGGAAGCTCTTGGGGAGCCCCCGATATCTGGCTTTCTCCACTCCAGGAAGAAACCAGGTCTCAGAGCCAGGGCTGCAGCCTCCCCAGTGCCCAGGGCACAGGCTCTGGTTTGGCTAATTCCCCTGCAGACCTCCGGCCCAGGTGGGGAGTGACAGGATTTCCTCAAGAGGGGGACACTTTAGGGTCACACACAACCACCAAGTCATCAAGGACACCAAGGGAACAGAAGGGAGGTCAGCACCTCCCAACACGCTTCGGCAGGCAGGGCCCCATGGGCCTCCCCAGCGGGACCCTGCACAGCCTGGGAGAAGGGTCGCCCAGATCTGGGGCCCAGATCTTCCAGCCCAGCCTGCGCAAGCCGATGCTTAGTGCCCTCACTCACTCCCTGCCTGCACTGGCGAGGACCTCCCAGGAACACTCCCGCTCCCCTCTGCCAGCGCCCACTCCTCTGTCCACTCCAAGTCACTGCTCCTCTGGCCCTGCCACCACCACTGTGCACCAGGGCGACGAGCTGGGCGGAAGCTGATGGGTTACAGCACCCCCAGCCTCTCTCGGGGCTGCCTGTCGACACACCCTCCACGCTGGGTACTGGCACACTCATGCATCGGCCGTCACGCTCTGCCCGGGTGTGGAGTGACTACCTGTTCTCACTCTGGGGACATGCCCCAGTAGCCCCGCAGAAAGGGCAAGGATGCCTCAGAGATGGGCATGAGCAGGTCAGAGCCTGCGGGGAGGGGCGGAGGCCCCAGCCTGTGGGACCAGTGCTGCAGGCACCCAGATACAACTCATCTCAGAGCTCCAAAGGCCCTGGAGCCCGATCAACCCCCCAGGCCTGGTGACGACAATCCTGGGGGACACAGCCTATTCCAGCTGTCAAACTCCCCAAGACAGAACCTCAGCGGAGCTTGGGCATTCAGATGTCAGGATAAGGGCCGCCCAGCTTCGCTGGAGACAGGTGGGCCTGAGCAAGGCTGCCAGGTGCCATGGGGCCGTCACCAGCTGACAGCTGAGGGCCCTACATGGCATCAGCAGGAAGAAGTAAGAGCCACATCCACAGGGTAAGTCAGCAAGTCTGAAGCCCCAGATTCCCTGCAGAATTTTCTCTACCCTTCCTGGTGGAGCGCAAGCACTCTGGGCAGCAAGCAGAGTTCTAGGCCTGGCTGTGCTGCAAATCCCTGACATCAGGCTCTGAAGCTCCAGACCGTCCTCTCGGTCCAGAGGCCTGCCGGCCCCCCACATTCCAGGGCTGCCTGGTTCTATGCTGCCTTATCGGTCCAAGGCTAGAGTGTTCTCAACTTGCTTCATTTCAGGACAGGCTGGTTCTAGGTCTTTCCAGGGTTCCGTGTCTCTTCACAGACTAAGGCCTTTCACGCCCTCGGGCTCTGAGGCTATCAAAGATGTGAGCAGCTGGAGGGAAGGTGAGGACAGTCACCACAAAGGGACCTCCCAATTCTTGTGCGATCTCTTAAGAGTCAGTCTCCACCCCAGGCCACCCTCTGAGGGAGGCTGCAGGTTTGGGATGTCAACTTTAGAAGTCTTCCATGGAAGAAGCTGGCCAGTTCTTACCGCaggtgtcttctttttcttttcttcctttttaagctTTGGGGCCAATTTCCTGGCTGCTTCAATGGAAGGTTTTATTAGTCCTGAAGCTCCTAGACATCTTAATTTGTTGCTTGTACAGAGGGGACGGACGCCAGTGTGGGGCTGTGATGGCAGCAGTTAAATGACATCCAGCAAGTGAGGTGGCAGACCCAGGGAGGCCACT
This Camelus bactrianus isolate YW-2024 breed Bactrian camel chromosome 9, ASM4877302v1, whole genome shotgun sequence DNA region includes the following protein-coding sequences:
- the KCTD15 gene encoding BTB/POZ domain-containing protein KCTD15, which codes for MPHRKERPSGSSLHTHGSTGTAEGGSMSRLSLTRSPVSPLAAQGIPLPAQLTKSNAPVHIDVGGHMYTSSLATLTKYPDSRISRLFNGTEPIVLDSLKQHYFIDRDGEIFRYVLSFLRTSKLLLPDDFKDFSLLYEEARYYQLQPMVRELERWQQEQEQRRRSRACDCLVVRVTPDLGERIALSGEKALIEEVFPETGDVMCNSVNAGWNQDPTHVIRFPLNGYCRLNSVQVLERLFQRGFIVAASCGGGVDSSQFSEYVLCREERRPQPTPTAVRIKQEPLD